The Nitrospirota bacterium genome includes a window with the following:
- the flhB gene encoding flagellar biosynthesis protein FlhB, giving the protein MADHGGNRTEQATPKRKAEARKKGQVAVSRDVSTAAVLLGGIGILYFLLVPALNKLTWLTREWLSSTVRQASRNPFTVARFHEIVTQMGPDALLVVLPLVVGVAVVSVGSSLLQTGFLWRPEAVRFELGRLSPLNGLKRMVSLRSAAELIKSLLKVAAIGGVGFLAVYKDLGLLPELVQYDLEGALAIIGWLTFRAAAAITFAMAGVAAADYVYQRFEWERSLRMTKQEVKEEQRDAEGEPMIRARVRSVQREMAKKRMLAAVPSADVVVRNPTHYAVALKYDQAKMAAPIVVAKGAGYVAERIVQAAREHGVAIVENAFVARTLYKLVEVGREIPADLYRAVAEILAFVYRARGILPRVGSEQ; this is encoded by the coding sequence ATGGCTGACCACGGTGGAAACCGGACCGAGCAGGCGACCCCAAAACGAAAGGCCGAGGCCAGAAAGAAAGGCCAGGTGGCCGTCAGCCGAGACGTCTCGACAGCCGCGGTCCTCCTCGGCGGGATCGGCATCCTGTATTTCCTGCTCGTCCCGGCGCTCAACAAACTGACTTGGCTCACCCGCGAATGGCTCTCCTCAACAGTCCGTCAAGCTTCCCGCAACCCATTCACCGTGGCCCGCTTCCACGAGATCGTGACGCAGATGGGGCCCGACGCGCTGTTGGTGGTCCTGCCGTTGGTGGTGGGTGTGGCCGTGGTCAGCGTTGGCTCGTCGCTGCTTCAGACCGGATTCCTCTGGCGTCCTGAGGCCGTGCGGTTCGAGCTGGGCCGGCTCAGTCCTTTGAACGGGTTGAAGCGGATGGTGTCGCTTCGGTCGGCCGCCGAACTGATTAAGTCGCTGTTGAAAGTCGCCGCCATCGGCGGCGTCGGCTTTCTCGCCGTGTACAAAGACCTGGGCCTCCTGCCCGAACTGGTGCAGTACGACCTGGAGGGCGCGCTCGCGATCATCGGATGGCTGACGTTCAGAGCCGCCGCTGCAATCACCTTCGCCATGGCCGGTGTCGCCGCTGCGGACTATGTGTACCAGCGCTTCGAGTGGGAACGCAGTCTGCGTATGACCAAACAGGAAGTCAAGGAAGAACAGCGTGATGCGGAGGGTGAGCCGATGATCCGCGCGCGAGTCAGGAGCGTTCAGCGCGAGATGGCCAAGAAGCGGATGCTCGCTGCGGTGCCGAGCGCCGATGTGGTCGTGCGGAACCCGACGCACTATGCGGTGGCCTTGAAGTACGACCAGGCCAAGATGGCGGCTCCGATCGTTGTTGCGAAGGGCGCAGGCTATGTGGCTGAACGGATCGTTCAGGCGGCTCGGGAGCATGGCGTGGCCATCGTTGAAAACGCGTTCGTCGCCCGTACGCTGTACAAGCTCGTCGAGGTCGGCCGCGAAATCCCCGCGGACCTCTATCGCGCGGTTGCCGAGATCCTCGCCTTCGTGTACCGGGCGCGCGGCATCTTGCCGCGAGTGGGGAGTGAGCAGTGA
- the fliR gene encoding flagellar biosynthetic protein FliR, which translates to MTSTAIHLTIPEFQTFLVVLFRVGGIMAALPILGSRNIPAHIKIAIAVVIGLVLVPNVHPPHVPADPLLLTAGVVSELAIGLMIGLAVRLLFSSLEIAGEVMGAQMGFGIVQLLDPFSSHQTPLVSHFQVIVASMTFLSLNAHFLLVRAVADSFEMIRPFGASLTSDLVEDVLHLTHGMFVVALKVAAPVLAASILVNVMLGILGRAVAQMNVFVLSFPVTIGCGLLVMGIALPYAQELYQAEFGRLLEAINGLLGVLGHG; encoded by the coding sequence ATGACCTCGACCGCGATCCATCTGACAATTCCTGAGTTTCAGACCTTTCTTGTCGTTTTGTTCCGGGTGGGTGGCATCATGGCCGCGCTGCCGATTCTCGGCAGCCGGAACATCCCTGCACACATCAAAATCGCAATAGCGGTCGTCATTGGGCTGGTGCTCGTGCCCAACGTCCATCCGCCCCATGTGCCGGCCGATCCGCTTTTGCTGACCGCAGGCGTTGTCAGCGAATTGGCGATCGGGTTGATGATCGGTTTGGCCGTCCGCCTGCTATTTTCGTCGCTGGAGATCGCCGGCGAGGTAATGGGTGCTCAAATGGGGTTCGGCATCGTGCAGTTGCTGGACCCCTTCTCGTCGCACCAGACGCCGCTGGTGAGCCACTTCCAGGTGATCGTCGCTTCGATGACCTTCCTCTCGCTTAATGCGCACTTTCTGCTCGTGCGCGCCGTGGCGGACAGCTTCGAAATGATTCGCCCGTTCGGGGCCAGCCTCACATCGGATTTGGTTGAAGACGTGCTGCACCTTACGCACGGCATGTTCGTGGTGGCGCTCAAGGTGGCGGCCCCGGTGCTCGCCGCGAGCATTCTGGTGAATGTCATGCTGGGGATTTTGGGACGGGCCGTCGCCCAAATGAACGTGTTCGTATTGAGTTTTCCCGTCACCATCGGTTGCGGACTGCTGGTGATGGGGATCGCGCTGCCGTACGCGCAAGAGTTGTATCAGGCCGAGTTCGGACGACTCCTCGAAGCAATCAACGGGCTGCTGGGGGTACTTGGGCATGGCTGA
- a CDS encoding flagellar biosynthetic protein FliO, giving the protein MDFGENLVRTISSLVIVLALMAVFAAVARRLLGSRILAPCGPPLIQVLGTGYLGPRKTIAVVAVGGELLIVGTTPNDLVPLGRITDPEQVKRIVSQRSAVGVIGQTMPGQPGAMSAMASIRAWVRASCGKSDKAQAEGTDEHGRG; this is encoded by the coding sequence CGCTGGTGATCGTTCTGGCCCTGATGGCGGTTTTTGCCGCCGTCGCGCGAAGGCTGCTTGGCAGCCGGATTCTCGCGCCGTGCGGCCCACCGTTAATTCAGGTTCTGGGAACGGGATACCTCGGACCACGCAAGACCATCGCGGTCGTAGCCGTCGGCGGGGAGCTCCTGATCGTCGGGACCACGCCGAACGATCTCGTGCCCCTGGGCCGCATTACCGATCCCGAGCAGGTCAAGCGGATTGTCTCCCAGCGTTCGGCCGTCGGCGTGATCGGACAGACCATGCCAGGTCAGCCGGGCGCGATGTCCGCCATGGCCTCGATCAGGGCATGGGTGCGGGCCTCATGTGGCAAGTCGGACAAAGCGCAGGCCGAAGGGACAGACGAGCATGGCCGAGGGTAA
- the fliP gene encoding flagellar type III secretion system pore protein FliP (The bacterial flagellar biogenesis protein FliP forms a type III secretion system (T3SS)-type pore required for flagellar assembly.) has translation MAEGKGRFREWIARTFPRRAVAALTLVGVVSAACVGVDPALALAEGPSITIDLGRGIGPKHTAVVIQILALLTVLSLAPALLIMATSFTRIVIVLSFLRQALGTQQVPPNQVLISLALFLTVFIMAPVGQRVYDDAVQPLIAEQISYEEAWTRGFEPIRRFMLQQVREKDLELFVELAKMGRPASPDQVPTHLVIPAFMLSELRTAFQIGFLIYIPFLIVDMVVASVLMSMGMMLLPPIVISLPFKLILFVLADGWYLVVGSMVRSFY, from the coding sequence ATGGCCGAGGGTAAGGGTCGCTTTAGAGAATGGATTGCACGGACTTTCCCGCGCCGCGCCGTCGCGGCACTGACTCTCGTGGGTGTCGTGTCGGCGGCGTGTGTCGGTGTTGACCCGGCGCTGGCGCTTGCGGAGGGACCATCGATCACGATCGATCTCGGCAGGGGAATTGGGCCGAAGCACACAGCAGTCGTGATCCAAATCCTGGCGCTGCTGACCGTGTTGTCGCTCGCACCGGCCTTGCTCATCATGGCGACGTCCTTCACACGCATCGTCATTGTGCTGTCCTTCCTGCGACAAGCCTTGGGTACGCAGCAAGTGCCGCCCAATCAGGTGCTGATCAGTTTGGCACTGTTCCTCACGGTCTTCATCATGGCGCCGGTGGGACAGAGGGTTTACGACGATGCCGTGCAACCGCTCATCGCCGAGCAGATCAGCTATGAGGAGGCCTGGACGCGCGGTTTTGAGCCCATTCGGAGGTTCATGCTTCAGCAGGTTCGTGAGAAAGATCTGGAGCTGTTTGTCGAGCTGGCCAAGATGGGGAGACCGGCCTCGCCGGATCAGGTCCCGACTCACCTCGTGATCCCGGCCTTTATGCTCAGTGAGTTGCGCACGGCTTTTCAGATCGGATTTCTTATCTACATTCCCTTTCTCATCGTCGATATGGTCGTGGCCAGCGTCCTGATGTCTATGGGCATGATGCTGCTTCCGCCGATCGTGATTTCGTTGCCCTTCAAGCTGATTTTATTTGTGCTGGCCGACGGCTGGTACCTGGTCGTGGGATCGATGGTCCGAAGTTTTTACTAA
- the fliQ gene encoding flagellar biosynthesis protein FliQ, with protein sequence MTPDLVTEIGRQALETTIVVSAPMLGLSLVIGLLVSMFQAMTQINEATLTFVPKIVAIFVATLLFLPWMLGTMITFTTTLLTNIPQYVH encoded by the coding sequence ATGACTCCGGATCTGGTGACAGAAATCGGAAGACAAGCTCTGGAGACCACGATAGTGGTCTCGGCTCCCATGTTGGGGCTGAGCCTCGTGATTGGCCTGCTGGTCAGCATGTTTCAGGCGATGACTCAGATCAACGAGGCAACGCTGACGTTCGTGCCCAAGATCGTAGCCATCTTTGTGGCGACTCTGTTGTTCCTTCCCTGGATGCTCGGCACCATGATTACGTTCACCACGACCTTGCTCACGAACATTCCGCAGTACGTGCACTGA